A stretch of the Lolium perenne isolate Kyuss_39 chromosome 3, Kyuss_2.0, whole genome shotgun sequence genome encodes the following:
- the LOC127344896 gene encoding rhomboid-like protein 20 isoform X1: MPAMSGGLPGFHNAPVSRAVVVAAVLFSVPFGFRSRFLDLGLSYQSIYENLRIWRVITSMFAFSSTPELIFGVALLYYFRVFERQIGSNKYAVFIAFTMTVSVLLQILALAYLQDPSFNPLTSGPYGLIFASFVPFFFDIPISTKFRIFGLRLCDKSFIYLAGLQLLFSSGRRSVIPGLSGILAGLLYRLNIFGIRRLKLQVPDCATSIFSRLSWPWPNISYQRLPISSTDENIPHRQARQMEDAHTATLDPMESSIATLVSMGFDRASAVQALALTNNDVNLASNILLEAQ; encoded by the exons ATGCCGGCGATGAGCGGCGGGCTTCCGGGTTTCC ACAATGCGCCGGTGTCGAGAGCCGTGGTCGTCGCTGCCGTGCTCTTCTCCGTCCCCTTCGGCTTCCGCAGCCGCTTCCTCGACCTTGGCCTGTCCTACCAG AGTATTTACGAAAATCTGAGGATATGGAGGGTGATCACCTCGATGTTTGCTTTCTCGTCAACGCCTGAGCTGATCTTTGGAGTGGCTTTGCTGTACTACTTTAGGGTGTTCGAGCGGCAGATAGGCTCGAACAAGTATGCA GTATTCATTGCATTCACCATGACCGTGTCCGTACTGCTTCAGATCCTAGCTTTAGCTTACCTGCAAG ATCCATCTTTCAACCCATTGACATCTGGACCATATGGTCTCATATTTGCATCTTTTGTACCCTTCTTCTTTGACATTCCCATCTCAACAAAGTTTCGCATATTTGGACTGCGTTTATGTGACAAGTCATTCATATATTTGGCAGGACTCCAG CTTCTTTTCTCATCTGGAAGACGTTCTGTTATACCTGGACTGTCTGGTATACTGGCTGGGCTTTTGTACCGTCTAAACATATTTGGTATCCGCAGGCTGAAG TTACAGGTCCCAGATTGTGCAACTTCAATCTTCTCCCGGTTATCATGGCCATGGCCTAACATCTCTTATCAAAGATTACCAATTTCAAGCACTGATGAAAATATTCCTCATCGCCAAGCTCGTCAGATGGAG GACGCGCACACAGCTACCCTGGATCCTATGGAGTCCTCAATCGCCACGCTAGTTTCCATGGGTTTTGATCGTGCTTCTGCAGTTCAGGCTCTTGCACTGACAAATAATGATGTCAATTTGGCCTCAAACATCCTGCTCGAAGCACAGTGA
- the LOC127344895 gene encoding tubulin beta chain, translating to MREILHIQGGQCGNQIGAKFWEVVCDEHGIDPTGRYVGTSDLQLERVNVYYNEASCGRFVPRAVLMDLEPGTMDSVRTGPYGQIFRPDNFVFGQSGAGNNWAKGHYTEGAELIDSVLDVVRKEAENCDCLQGFQVCHSLGGGTGSGMGTLLISKIREEYPDRMMLTFSVFPSPKVSDTVVEPYNATLSVHQLVENADECMVLDNEALYDICFRTLKLTTPSFGDLNHLISATMSGVTCCLRFPGQLNSDLRKLAVNLIPFPRLHFFMVGFAPLTSRGSQQYRALTVPELTQQMWDSKNMMCAADPRHGRYLTASAMFRGKMSTKEVDEQMINVQNKNSSYFVEWIPNNVKSSVCDIPPTGLSMASTFIGNSTSIQEMFRRVSEQFTAMFRRKAFLHWYTGEGMDEMEFTEAESNMNDLVSEYQQYQDATADEEGEYEDEDDLQAEDDM from the exons ATGAGGGAAATCCTGCACATCCAGGGCGGGCAGTGTGGCAACCAGATCGGTGCCAAGTTCTGGGAGGTGGTGTGCGACGAGCACGGCATTGACCCGACCGGCCGCTACGTCGGCACTTCCGACCTGCAGTTGGAGCGTGTCAATGTCTACTACAACGAGGCCTCGTGCGGCCGCTTCGTGCCCCGTGCGGTTCTCATGGACCTTGAGCCAGGCACCATGGACAGTGTCCGCACTGGACCCTATGGCCAGATCTTCCGCCCTGACAACTTCGTCTTTGGGCAGTCTGGTGCCGGTAACAACTGGGCCAAGGGACACTACACCGAGGGTGCTGAGCTGATTGATTCTGTTTTGGATGTTGTGAGGAAGGAGGCTGAGAACTGTGACTGCCTGCAAG GATTCCAAGTATGCCACTCTCTTGGTGGCGGTACTGGATCTGGCATGGGTACACTGTTGATATCAAAGATCAGGGAGGAGTACCCTGACCGCATGATGCTCACTTTCTCGGTGTTCCCCTCACCAAAAGTATCTGATACTGTGGTTGAGCCATACAATGCCACTCTCTCAGTCCACCAGTTGGTTGAGAATGCTGATGAGTGCATGGTTCTTGACAACGAGGCTCTCTATGACATCTGCTTCAGGACTCTCAAGCTGACAACGCCCAGCT TTGGGGATTTGAACCATCTCATCTCTGCTACCATGAGTGGAGTCACATGCTGTCTAAGGTTCCCTGGTCAGCTCAACTCTGATCTCCGGAAGCTGGCAGTGAACCTTATCCCCTTCCCCCGTCTCCACTTCTTCATGGTGGGTTTTGCTCCACTGACATCCCGTGGATCTCAGCAGTACCGTGCCCTCACGGTCCCTGAGCTCACCCAGCAAATGTGGGACTCCAAGAACATGATGTGCGCTGCTGATCCTCGCCATGGCCGTTACCTCACCGCCTCTGCCATGTTCCGTGGAAAGATGAGCACAAAGGAAGTTGATGAGCAGATGATCAATGTTCAGAACAAGAACTCATCCTACTTTGTGGAGTGGATCCCCAACAATGTGAAGTCCAGCGTCTGTGACATCCCACCaacaggcctctccatggcatCAACCTTCATTGGCAACTCAACCTCCATCCAGGAGATGTTCCGGAGGGTGAGCGAGCAGTTCACTGCCATGTTCAGGAGGAAGGCTTTCTTGCATTGGTACACTGGCGAAGGCATGGACGAGATGGAGTTCACCGAGGCTGAGAGCAACATGAACGACCTTGTCTCTGAGTACCAGCAGTATCAGGATGCCACCGCCGACGAGGAGGGTGAGTACGAGGATGAAGACGATCTGCAGGCTGAGGATGACATGTAA
- the LOC127344896 gene encoding rhomboid-like protein 20 isoform X2 produces MPAMSGGLPGFHNAPVSRAVVVAAVLFSVPFGFRSRFLDLGLSYQSIYENLRIWRVITSMFAFSSTPELIFGVALLYYFRVFERQIGSNKYAVFIAFTMTVSVLLQILALAYLQDPSFNPLTSGPYGLIFASFVPFFFDIPISTKFRIFGLRLCDKSFIYLAGLQLLFSSGRRSVIPGLSGILAGLLYRLNIFGIRRLKVPDCATSIFSRLSWPWPNISYQRLPISSTDENIPHRQARQMEDAHTATLDPMESSIATLVSMGFDRASAVQALALTNNDVNLASNILLEAQ; encoded by the exons ATGCCGGCGATGAGCGGCGGGCTTCCGGGTTTCC ACAATGCGCCGGTGTCGAGAGCCGTGGTCGTCGCTGCCGTGCTCTTCTCCGTCCCCTTCGGCTTCCGCAGCCGCTTCCTCGACCTTGGCCTGTCCTACCAG AGTATTTACGAAAATCTGAGGATATGGAGGGTGATCACCTCGATGTTTGCTTTCTCGTCAACGCCTGAGCTGATCTTTGGAGTGGCTTTGCTGTACTACTTTAGGGTGTTCGAGCGGCAGATAGGCTCGAACAAGTATGCA GTATTCATTGCATTCACCATGACCGTGTCCGTACTGCTTCAGATCCTAGCTTTAGCTTACCTGCAAG ATCCATCTTTCAACCCATTGACATCTGGACCATATGGTCTCATATTTGCATCTTTTGTACCCTTCTTCTTTGACATTCCCATCTCAACAAAGTTTCGCATATTTGGACTGCGTTTATGTGACAAGTCATTCATATATTTGGCAGGACTCCAG CTTCTTTTCTCATCTGGAAGACGTTCTGTTATACCTGGACTGTCTGGTATACTGGCTGGGCTTTTGTACCGTCTAAACATATTTGGTATCCGCAGGCTGAAG GTCCCAGATTGTGCAACTTCAATCTTCTCCCGGTTATCATGGCCATGGCCTAACATCTCTTATCAAAGATTACCAATTTCAAGCACTGATGAAAATATTCCTCATCGCCAAGCTCGTCAGATGGAG GACGCGCACACAGCTACCCTGGATCCTATGGAGTCCTCAATCGCCACGCTAGTTTCCATGGGTTTTGATCGTGCTTCTGCAGTTCAGGCTCTTGCACTGACAAATAATGATGTCAATTTGGCCTCAAACATCCTGCTCGAAGCACAGTGA